From a region of the Thermoflexus hugenholtzii JAD2 genome:
- a CDS encoding carbohydrate ABC transporter permease: MVQRRPILSLPIGLLFLLPALFFVAVFLVFPSLWVLWISLTNQTLTGETALRPQFVGLANFRYLFDPENWAVRGYFGNALRNSVLFVVGSGLIGQAGLGLAIAWAFHRRRGLLREVLYTLVILAWIIPDVVVAFMWVAYLDRDRGTLNALLSALGLGRVDWLIERPLLSVIIFNTWRGTAFSMLLFSSALAMLPPSYLEAAAVAGARPYQAFRDIILPSIRSHIVTDLILITLWTFNTFTPYLITGGGPTFRSEVVSIYTFRVAFQHFEFGRGAAVAVVMMLINLTLALAYLSTLRREARAR, translated from the coding sequence GTGGTCCAGCGTCGCCCCATCCTGTCCCTTCCCATCGGGCTGCTGTTTCTGCTGCCCGCTCTCTTCTTCGTGGCCGTCTTCCTGGTCTTTCCCTCCCTCTGGGTGCTCTGGATCAGTCTGACCAACCAGACCCTGACCGGGGAGACGGCCCTGCGGCCCCAGTTCGTGGGCCTGGCCAACTTCCGGTATCTCTTCGACCCTGAGAACTGGGCGGTGCGGGGCTACTTCGGGAACGCCCTGCGCAACAGCGTCCTTTTCGTCGTCGGCTCAGGCCTGATCGGCCAGGCGGGGCTGGGGTTGGCCATCGCCTGGGCCTTCCACCGACGCCGGGGCCTGCTGCGGGAGGTCCTCTACACCCTGGTCATCCTGGCCTGGATCATCCCGGACGTGGTGGTGGCCTTCATGTGGGTGGCCTACCTGGACCGGGATCGGGGGACCCTGAACGCCCTCCTCTCGGCCCTGGGCCTGGGGCGGGTCGACTGGCTGATCGAACGGCCGCTGCTCTCGGTCATCATCTTTAACACCTGGCGGGGGACCGCCTTCTCGATGTTGCTGTTCTCCTCAGCCTTAGCGATGCTGCCTCCCTCGTATCTGGAGGCGGCGGCGGTGGCCGGGGCCCGCCCGTATCAGGCCTTCCGGGACATCATCCTTCCCTCCATCCGCAGCCACATCGTCACGGACCTGATCCTGATCACCCTGTGGACCTTCAACACCTTCACGCCGTATCTGATCACCGGGGGCGGCCCCACCTTCCGCTCGGAGGTGGTCTCGATTTACACCTTCCGGGTCGCCTTCCAGCATTTCGAGTTCGGCCGCGGGGCGGCGGTAGCGGTAGTGATGATGCTGATCAATCTGACCCTGGCCCTGGCCTATCTCTCCACCCTGCGTCGGGAGGCCCGTGCCCGATGA
- a CDS encoding carbohydrate ABC transporter permease, producing MTVIRYVLSRILFAGFAALVGAFFALPMLWLTLAPFNARGTLAVEIPRPFTLDNFQAVFANTFAVRALGNSLILAGGTMLVVTLAATLAAYALSRAEVPYYDLLTYGLILFSSVVTGTAAMVPIFLLANALGLVDTYVGVIMAFTGGLLPTAIFILRDFVEGLPRSYEESAMVCGASPWRMVWDVVMPLLRPGMMVVGIWAFVQVWGAFLIPFVLLRSPERMPAAIAIYSFYTEAGTPILTLTSAYALLYALPVLALYLFVNARYGFRFFGGIKR from the coding sequence ATGACGGTGATCCGCTACGTTCTCTCCCGCATCCTCTTCGCCGGCTTCGCCGCCCTGGTGGGCGCTTTCTTCGCCCTGCCCATGCTGTGGCTGACCCTGGCCCCCTTCAACGCCCGGGGGACCCTGGCGGTGGAGATCCCCCGGCCCTTCACCCTGGACAACTTCCAGGCCGTCTTCGCCAACACCTTCGCCGTGCGGGCTCTGGGCAACAGCTTGATCCTGGCCGGGGGGACGATGCTGGTGGTGACCCTGGCGGCCACCCTGGCCGCCTACGCCCTCTCCCGGGCGGAGGTGCCCTACTACGATCTCCTCACCTATGGCCTGATCCTCTTCTCCTCGGTGGTCACCGGCACGGCGGCCATGGTCCCCATCTTCCTTCTGGCCAATGCCCTGGGGCTGGTGGACACTTACGTCGGGGTGATTATGGCCTTCACAGGGGGGCTGCTGCCCACGGCCATTTTCATCCTGCGGGATTTCGTGGAGGGCCTCCCTCGGTCCTACGAGGAGTCGGCCATGGTCTGCGGGGCGAGCCCCTGGCGGATGGTATGGGATGTGGTGATGCCGCTGCTGCGGCCGGGGATGATGGTGGTGGGGATCTGGGCCTTCGTGCAGGTCTGGGGGGCCTTCCTCATCCCCTTCGTGCTGCTGCGCAGCCCGGAGCGCATGCCCGCCGCCATCGCCATCTACTCCTTCTACACCGAGGCGGGCACCCCCATCCTTACCCTCACCTCGGCCTACGCGCTGCTCTACGCCCTCCCGGTGTTGGCTCTCTATCTCTTCGTCAACGCCCGTTATGGGTTCCGGTTCTTCGGGGGGATCAAGCGCTGA
- a CDS encoding DUF433 domain-containing protein — MEWRDYISMDPEVLGGVIRGTRVPVQMVIGSLVLDGTASPWRGAAEHIFGQLAAES, encoded by the coding sequence ATGGAATGGCGGGATTACATCTCCATGGATCCGGAGGTCCTGGGCGGGGTGATTCGAGGCACCCGTGTCCCTGTGCAGATGGTGATCGGCTCCCTTGTCCTGGATGGGACCGCCTCTCCATGGCGAGGTGCTGCAGAGCACATCTTCGGGCAATTGGCTGCGGAATCTTAA
- a CDS encoding ABC transporter ATP-binding protein → MARIRLEGVTKAFGAVVAVDTVTLDIEDGEFFALLGPSGCGKTTTLRLIAGLERPTRGRIFIGERDVTELPPQARDVAMVFQDYALYPHMTVLENIGYPLKVRRYAKPEIHRRVREVAEVLQIADLLDRRPGQLSGGQQQRAAVARALVYQPQAFLFDEPLSNLDAKLRLEARSFLKHLQKSLGITTVYVTHDQAEAMALADRIGVMDRGRLLQVGTPLEIYRRPRNTFVATFIGSPPMNLLSGRLHLAESALILTDGQALSVADRVEALRQAFREGERVWLGVRPEHLALADGPGPTHLSARVYAVEPLGVETLVTVQVDEERLTLRLSVDEPPVLREQVWVRVPMERALFFRESGELAL, encoded by the coding sequence ATGGCGCGGATCCGGCTGGAGGGGGTGACGAAGGCGTTCGGGGCGGTGGTGGCGGTGGACACGGTGACCCTGGACATCGAGGACGGGGAGTTCTTCGCCCTGCTGGGGCCCTCCGGGTGCGGGAAGACCACCACTCTGCGCCTGATCGCCGGGCTGGAGCGCCCCACCCGGGGGCGGATCTTCATCGGGGAGCGCGACGTCACCGAGCTCCCTCCACAGGCCCGGGACGTGGCCATGGTCTTCCAGGACTACGCCCTCTATCCGCATATGACGGTCCTGGAGAACATTGGCTACCCGCTCAAGGTGCGCCGTTACGCCAAACCCGAGATCCATCGCCGGGTCCGGGAGGTGGCGGAGGTCCTGCAGATCGCGGATCTGCTGGACCGACGGCCGGGGCAGCTGTCGGGCGGGCAGCAGCAGCGGGCCGCCGTCGCCCGGGCCCTGGTCTACCAGCCCCAGGCCTTCCTCTTCGACGAGCCGCTGAGCAATCTGGACGCCAAGCTGCGCCTGGAGGCCCGCAGCTTCCTGAAGCATCTCCAGAAGTCCCTGGGCATCACCACCGTCTACGTCACCCACGACCAGGCGGAGGCCATGGCCCTGGCGGACCGCATCGGGGTGATGGATCGGGGCCGCCTGCTGCAGGTGGGGACGCCCCTGGAGATCTACCGGCGGCCCCGCAACACTTTCGTCGCCACCTTCATCGGAAGCCCTCCCATGAACCTGCTCTCCGGCCGCCTCCACCTGGCCGAGTCCGCCCTGATCCTGACGGACGGCCAGGCGCTCTCGGTGGCCGACCGCGTCGAGGCGTTGCGCCAGGCCTTCCGGGAGGGCGAGCGGGTCTGGCTGGGGGTTCGTCCCGAGCATCTGGCCCTGGCCGATGGGCCCGGGCCGACCCATCTCTCCGCCCGGGTCTACGCGGTGGAGCCGCTCGGGGTGGAGACGCTGGTGACGGTTCAGGTGGACGAGGAGCGCCTCACCCTGCGGCTGTCGGTGGATGAGCCGCCGGTGTTGCGGGAGCAGGTGTGGGTGCGGGTGCCGATGGAGCGGGCGCTCTTCTTCCGGGAGAGCGGCGAGCTGGCCCTGTGA